In the genome of Streptomyces collinus, one region contains:
- a CDS encoding DUF6278 family protein produces MNIPFLGNRRQKVGFPDPAGIAELLAECELLRSQAYREGVRLDDSAASLEALDQLVPRWRDDEETLPWLGNDAGLYLGTVIVRTVPGAAWEIRSDGQPVVRLVSGREFDVVDSGHEWAVNGVPELSQLYAEVAES; encoded by the coding sequence ATGAACATCCCTTTCCTGGGCAACCGGCGCCAGAAGGTCGGGTTCCCCGACCCCGCAGGCATCGCGGAACTCCTCGCCGAGTGCGAACTGCTCCGCTCCCAGGCGTACCGGGAGGGCGTCCGGCTGGACGACTCGGCGGCCTCCCTGGAGGCGCTCGACCAGCTCGTGCCGCGCTGGCGGGACGACGAGGAGACGCTGCCCTGGCTCGGCAACGACGCGGGGCTCTACCTCGGCACCGTCATCGTGCGCACGGTGCCGGGAGCCGCCTGGGAGATCCGCTCCGACGGGCAACCGGTCGTGCGTCTGGTCTCCGGCCGGGAGTTCGACGTCGTGGACTCCGGTCACGAGTGGGCGGTGAACGGGGTCCCCGAGCTGTCGCAGCTGTACGCCGAAGTCGCGGAGTCGTGA